TAGTAGGTTTATCCCAAGCCGATGCCCGTAAAAAAATTTTACGCCGCTACTCAAAAGGAATGCTACAGCGTGTCGGGATGGCACAGGCGCTAATTAACGAGCCAGATTTGGTTTTTCTTGATGAACCCATGTCTGGTCTTGATCCGGTGGGACGTTACCAAATGCGGGAAATTATTCTGGCGCTCAAAGCTGCTGGAAAGACGATTTTTTTCAATAGCCACGTTCTTAGTGAAGTAGAACAGATTTGCGATCGCATTGCCATCCTTGCTCAAGGTGAATTAATTTGCTCTGGTTCCCTCAATGAACTTTTAGGTGTTGAAAACACATATCACGTAAAAGGTCAAGGAGGTGACTGGGAAATTCTCAAAAAATGGATACCCACTCTCAAATTTGAACCTGATGGTTCCTGGCAAGGTACACTACAAGACGATTATTATGATTTTCTTGCTAGTCTTCGTCTCATGGAGGGTAAAATTATTGCCATGAACTTGTCGCGTTACTCCCTGGAAGAGTTTTTTATTCAACAAATCCAAAGAAAAAAGAACTCACTTAATTAATCTTGTTGTCAAATACTCAATATAGATTTGTTTTAGCAACATATATACGTGGTATCTTATTGCAGAATAACCTCAATTTTCCCTCTTTTTGAGTTTGTCTTTGCTCAAGCCAACTCACAAAATACTAAATTCCGACCTCTTTTTAAGGTTATTTGTAGTTAGTCAATAATGGAGTTAATAATTTTTGCAAAAATTACTGCTAATAGCATATTTAGAATCACAGTTTAGGTGTCATTTAATTCACTTTGGTCGAAATGCGTTGTTCGTAAGTACATCTTTACATAACAGATAATTTTTTATAAACTTCGTTTATCTACGTAAGTCGTATATTTTTTGATCGTTCCTATATTCAAGTTTGCTTAACTTTAAATTAACTTCACTAAAAATTCAAATTCAATAAACAAATTTCCTCCGGAAAATTACACTTTTCGAGGAAAATAAGAGTGTCGGGGAACTTGAATACTTAGGTATAGTCAAAATAAAAATGTTTAGACAGTACTTTATTGATTGTAGTTTCAGAATCTCAGGTGAATATGCTTAACACAAGTTTGTTTAAATTTATAACTCAGCCAGTTGTGGGTGCGGCTTTGTTAAGTGCTGTCAATGTCGCTGTGCCATTTGCGAGTCTAGCTCAGGGACAACCATTACCACCAACTACACAATCACCAAGCACACAAACACAATTAGATACTAATTATTCATTAGGAGGCGGCGATCTTATCCGTGTAAATGTATTTGAAGTACCTGAATATACAGGTGAATATCAAATCCCCCCAGGTGGAGCCATCAACCTACCTTTAATTGGCAGTATTTCAGTCCTTGGGTTAACAACTGAACAAGCTGCCGACGAAATTGCTAGAAGATATGCTCGCTTTCTCAAACGTCCCTTAATCTCAGTCAATTTGTTATCGCCTCGTCCCATCAATATTTTCGTGGCTGGAGAGGTGACACGTCCAGGAGCTTATACTCTAAGTTTGAGTGGAGGCGCAGGGAACAATCCTGGTGTACAATATCCTACTGTATTAGCCGCATTAACAACAGCGCAGGGTGTAACCTTGGCGGCAGATGTCACTCAAGTTCAATTACGGCGTAAAGTAGGACGTTCTTCAGAGCAAACTGTCACAGTCAATTTAAAAGAACTCATCCAAACAGGTAAATTATCACAGGATATTACCTTGCGCGATGGAGACACTATCGTTGTGCCAACTGCAACCAACTTCAACGTAGCAGAATCCCGAAATATATTTGCAGCGAACTTTGCCGCCAGCCAAACCACACCCCGCACGGTAACAATTATTGGTGAAGTTAACCGTCCCGGTTCCTATCTTGTCACTCCTGGTAACACAGATGCTCAAGGGGGTGCAACCACAAACAGTGGCTCTGCTAGTCCCACCGGACTACCAAATGTTACACGGGTAATTCAACTAGCCGGGGGAATTACAGCACAGGCCGATGTTCGTAATCTCAAGCTACGCCGACCTACAAGAACTGGCTCAGAACAAACTATAGATATTAATCTTTGGCAATTATTGCAGAGTGGTGATGCTAATCAAGACATCATCGTGCAAGACGGAGATACGATTGTTATTCCGACGGCAACTGAAATTAACCCTGCGGAAGCTACTCAATTAGCTACCACTACTTTGTCTCCTACATACATTCAAGTGGGTGTGGTCGGTGAAGTTAAAAAACCAGGGTTAACACAGGTTCAACCCAATAGTTCTTTAAATCAAGCTATACTTGCTGCTGGCGGATTTAATGATGCCAGGGCTAGCAGCAGTGCCGTTGATTTGATTCGCCTCAACCCTAACGGTTCTGTCACCAAACGTATAGTCAAAATTGATTTCTCTGCTGGGATTAATGAGCAAACTAATCCGATACTCCGTAATAATGATGTTGTGGTAGTCAATCGATCTAGTTTAGCTAGGATTGGTGATACCACAGGTACTATAACTGGACCTCTAGGTGTTATCTTTAGCCTTTTCAACTTGTTCAAATAGTTTATATAAATGTAACTTGGGGACGCTGGTTAACCCCATCAGTCCCCAAAATTAAACTGTCTATGAGTTGAAGTTTAATAGTCAAAAGTTAATATAGCCCTACTTAATCATTTATTAAGAGATAAAAAATCTGAAAAGCTTATAACTACGTACTTTAAATCTAAATATTTTTCCGTAGGTTCATTTAAGACTTTTTATACTAGCTTTATAAAAATATTAATCAATATTACTTATTACCAAATTCTGAAACCTGAAGTTATTACTGAAAATTCTTAATTTGCTATTGATAGGCTTTGGAAAACTTCGTTTGAGTTATTTTTATTTATGATGATAATGAGAATAATTTAAAGTGTGTAGTCTTATATTAAGTGTTGCAGCTACTTATGATTATCATTATCATAAGAATTATTTAAGTAAATTAACTAATTGATG
This Nostoc sp. KVJ3 DNA region includes the following protein-coding sequences:
- a CDS encoding SLBB domain-containing protein, with protein sequence MLNTSLFKFITQPVVGAALLSAVNVAVPFASLAQGQPLPPTTQSPSTQTQLDTNYSLGGGDLIRVNVFEVPEYTGEYQIPPGGAINLPLIGSISVLGLTTEQAADEIARRYARFLKRPLISVNLLSPRPINIFVAGEVTRPGAYTLSLSGGAGNNPGVQYPTVLAALTTAQGVTLAADVTQVQLRRKVGRSSEQTVTVNLKELIQTGKLSQDITLRDGDTIVVPTATNFNVAESRNIFAANFAASQTTPRTVTIIGEVNRPGSYLVTPGNTDAQGGATTNSGSASPTGLPNVTRVIQLAGGITAQADVRNLKLRRPTRTGSEQTIDINLWQLLQSGDANQDIIVQDGDTIVIPTATEINPAEATQLATTTLSPTYIQVGVVGEVKKPGLTQVQPNSSLNQAILAAGGFNDARASSSAVDLIRLNPNGSVTKRIVKIDFSAGINEQTNPILRNNDVVVVNRSSLARIGDTTGTITGPLGVIFSLFNLFK
- a CDS encoding ABC transporter ATP-binding protein produces the protein MKSVADDPDSQLNTIDTPPVVLTSELRKVYRTGFWLNQKVVSLKNCSLTVYKGETFGLLGPNGAGKTTLLKLLLGIIHPTSGRGLLLDKPIGDRSVKQHIGYLPENPYLYDYLTGWEFLQLAAGLFKIPQSVQRQRIPQLLELVGLSQADARKKILRRYSKGMLQRVGMAQALINEPDLVFLDEPMSGLDPVGRYQMREIILALKAAGKTIFFNSHVLSEVEQICDRIAILAQGELICSGSLNELLGVENTYHVKGQGGDWEILKKWIPTLKFEPDGSWQGTLQDDYYDFLASLRLMEGKIIAMNLSRYSLEEFFIQQIQRKKNSLN